The DNA segment TTAGCAGTTGGGGTTATTATTGGGGGGGCATTTGGAAAAATAGTCTCGTCTCTGGTCTCAGATATCATTATGCCATTAATTGGATTATTGATTGGAAAAACAGACTCGTTTTCTAAACTTGCTTATCATGATTTAAAATACGGACAATTTATTCAAACTGTTGTTGATTTCTTTATCATCGCCTTCTCTATTTTCCTATTTGTAAAATTCATTAATCGCTTTAAAAAGAAAGAGGAACCCGCTGTGGTTGTAGCAAAAATTGACCGCCAAGAAGAACTCTTAGCTGAAATTCGCGACTTATTAAAGGAAGATCGAGATATTTTAAGAAAAAATGAAACATCTTGACCTCTTGTACGTATATTCTAGTAACAAATAAATTTAGAGGTGAAAAACTTGTATACTCAAACATCTACTGAGTTTATGCCATCCGTATTACGGACATTTGCTCTATCACTTGCTATCGCTTTCTTAGGCACAATGGCTGGTGCGTTTATTGTACCGTCTTGGCTTATGATTCCATTGTATATTTTAGAATTTGTCATGCTTATATCTGCGTTCTTTTTAAGACGAAAAAAAGCCATCTCGTACTCATTCCTTTATGTCTTTACCTTTCTTTCTGGTATCACACTATACCCAATTGTCGCTCACTACTTAGCGACATCAGGAGCAAACGTAGTAGTTATGGCCTTTGCAAGTACTACCGTTGTCTTTACAGGTATTTCTATTTATGCGGCAAAATCAAAACGTAATTTCTCGTTTTTAGGTGGATTTTTGCTGGCTGCACTGCTTGCTTTAGTAGCCATCTCCATCTTTAATATTTTCTTCCCGTTAAGCTCAACAGGAATGCTTGCTTACTCCTTTATTGGTGTAGTCGTATTTAGCGGGTATGTACTTTTTGATATCAGCCGAATGAAGCATTACGGTGTAAGAGCAGAAGAAGTTCCATTGATGGCCTTAAACCTATACCTTGATTTTATTAACCTATTCATTAGCATTCTTCGTATCTTGGGGATTCTATCAAGTAAAGATTAATAGTAAAAGGAGCTTGGATCACATTCCAAGCTCCTTTTACTTTATTAGTACCTAGTTTATTAGGTAGACTGGTTTTATGTTACCCGGTTCTCTTTTCTGGATCCATTTCGGGCACGTAGATCGATTCTATGTTACCCAGTTCCCTTTTTCAATCACATCTCGGGCACGTAGACTGCTTCTACGTTACCCAGTTCCCTTTTTCAATCACATCTCGGGCACGTAGACTGCTTCTACGTTACCCAGTTCCCTTTTTCAATCACATCTCGGGCACGTAGACTGCTTCTACGTTACCCAGTTCTCTTTTCCATACCCATTTCGGGCACGTAGACTGCTTCTACGTTACCCAGTTCCTTTTTCAATCACATCTCGGGCACGTAGACCGATTCTATGTTACCCAGTTCCCTTTTCCATACCCAATTCGGGCACGTAGACT comes from the Neobacillus sp. PS2-9 genome and includes:
- the mscL gene encoding large-conductance mechanosensitive channel protein MscL, encoding MWNEFKKFAMKGNVIDLAVGVIIGGAFGKIVSSLVSDIIMPLIGLLIGKTDSFSKLAYHDLKYGQFIQTVVDFFIIAFSIFLFVKFINRFKKKEEPAVVVAKIDRQEELLAEIRDLLKEDRDILRKNETS
- a CDS encoding Bax inhibitor-1/YccA family protein yields the protein MYTQTSTEFMPSVLRTFALSLAIAFLGTMAGAFIVPSWLMIPLYILEFVMLISAFFLRRKKAISYSFLYVFTFLSGITLYPIVAHYLATSGANVVVMAFASTTVVFTGISIYAAKSKRNFSFLGGFLLAALLALVAISIFNIFFPLSSTGMLAYSFIGVVVFSGYVLFDISRMKHYGVRAEEVPLMALNLYLDFINLFISILRILGILSSKD